From a single Klebsiella quasivariicola genomic region:
- a CDS encoding aquaporin, with protein sequence MRKTHFLPVVDSGAHLNPVVSLIFYLIGACSFRATMNYIVAQLLGAGAAALCLKAVFGHSLLAGVTRVHMGVSLYNAFFIEGVMTFILIMSILTTRNPAIISIAVFLDAFIGGPLTGASMNPARSFGPALAMGYWDNQWLYWAAPLSGGLAAVACCQLFMPQLKSPSPE encoded by the coding sequence TTGCGGAAGACCCACTTTTTACCCGTTGTTGACAGCGGAGCACACCTTAACCCCGTGGTAAGCCTGATTTTTTATCTGATCGGGGCCTGCTCTTTCAGGGCAACCATGAATTACATCGTGGCTCAGTTGTTAGGGGCCGGCGCTGCTGCACTGTGCCTGAAGGCTGTCTTTGGCCACTCCCTGCTGGCCGGGGTGACCCGGGTCCATATGGGGGTATCACTGTACAATGCCTTTTTCATCGAAGGTGTCATGACTTTTATTCTGATTATGAGCATCCTAACGACCAGAAACCCCGCGATTATCAGCATTGCTGTTTTTCTTGATGCTTTTATTGGCGGGCCGCTGACGGGGGCAAGCATGAACCCGGCCCGTAGCTTCGGGCCGGCATTGGCCATGGGATACTGGGATAATCAGTGGCTGTACTGGGCCGCTCCGCTGTCTGGCGGGCTTGCAGCTGTTGCGTGCTGCCAGCTGTTTATGCCGCAACTGAAGTCACCCTCACCGGAATAA
- a CDS encoding GNAT family N-acetyltransferase, with product MAEIIIRKMHEEDWCAVREIYQEGIATGNVTFQTAAPEWLEWNEGHLQDCRYVATVDNRVVGWAALSPFSRRHAYRGVAELSIYVSTHFQGKGAGRALLSGLIKGSESAGFWTLLAGIFPENQASVALHRSQGFREVGCREKVGEMNGKWRDVLILERRSRTVGC from the coding sequence ATGGCAGAGATCATCATTAGAAAAATGCACGAAGAGGACTGGTGTGCAGTCAGGGAAATTTATCAGGAAGGAATTGCAACAGGGAACGTCACCTTTCAGACCGCAGCACCTGAGTGGCTGGAATGGAATGAAGGGCATCTTCAGGACTGCCGCTACGTCGCCACTGTTGATAACAGAGTGGTGGGATGGGCTGCGCTATCTCCTTTTTCCCGCCGGCATGCATACCGCGGTGTCGCAGAGCTGAGCATTTATGTCAGTACTCATTTTCAGGGAAAAGGCGCGGGCAGGGCTTTGCTCTCCGGGCTGATAAAGGGCTCGGAAAGTGCGGGTTTCTGGACGCTACTTGCTGGCATCTTTCCGGAAAACCAGGCCAGTGTTGCTTTACATCGCAGCCAGGGATTCAGGGAAGTCGGCTGCCGGGAAAAAGTGGGTGAAATGAACGGAAAATGGAGAGATGTTCTCATTCTGGAAAGGCGTAGCCGGACAGTGGGTTGCTGA
- the pcoC gene encoding copper resistance system metallochaperone PcoC, with translation MSILNKAILTGGLVMGVAFSAMAHPELKSSVPQADSAVAAPEKIQLNFSENLTVKFSGAKLTMTGMKGMSSHSPMPVAAKVAPGADPKSMVIIPREPLPAGTYRVDWRAVSSDTHPITGNYTFTVK, from the coding sequence ATGTCGATTTTAAATAAAGCCATTCTTACAGGTGGCCTCGTTATGGGCGTTGCTTTCTCTGCTATGGCCCATCCGGAATTAAAAAGCTCTGTGCCACAGGCTGATTCAGCCGTAGCGGCCCCGGAAAAGATTCAGCTTAATTTCTCGGAAAATCTGACCGTGAAATTCTCAGGTGCAAAATTAACGATGACGGGTATGAAAGGCATGTCATCACATTCTCCGATGCCGGTCGCGGCAAAAGTGGCGCCAGGCGCTGACCCTAAATCGATGGTCATTATTCCGCGAGAGCCTTTACCCGCTGGCACTTATCGTGTTGACTGGCGCGCGGTTTCTTCAGATACGCACCCTATTACCGGTAATTACACCTTTACAGTGAAGTAA
- a CDS encoding arsenic metallochaperone ArsD family protein, whose protein sequence is MSKIEIFEAAGCCATSSVVVSDEAVKWNASAEWAKKHGVNIQRYSLAKNPQQFLNTPVIRAFLNTSGMESLPATLLDGQLVMAGKLPSREDIARWAGISLTQDWNEDSTQPRCCSIPRMP, encoded by the coding sequence ATGTCAAAAATTGAGATCTTTGAAGCCGCAGGCTGCTGTGCGACCAGCAGCGTCGTGGTCAGCGATGAAGCCGTCAAATGGAACGCCAGCGCCGAATGGGCGAAAAAGCATGGTGTGAATATTCAGCGTTACAGCCTGGCAAAGAACCCGCAGCAGTTCCTGAATACGCCCGTCATCAGGGCCTTCCTGAACACGTCAGGAATGGAGTCCCTTCCCGCTACCCTGCTTGACGGCCAGCTGGTGATGGCGGGCAAGCTCCCGTCCCGGGAAGATATCGCCCGCTGGGCCGGTATTTCCCTCACGCAGGACTGGAATGAAGACAGCACGCAGCCGCGCTGCTGCAGCATTCCCCGTATGCCTTAA
- the pcoB gene encoding copper resistance outer membrane transporter PcoB, with the protein MKRNLKAIPVLVAGLFTSQLSIAAGSVSADPHAGHDMSAMQMPADENFTEMTSMEPIVTESRTPIPPVTDADRKAAFGNLQGHAIHDSAINYLVLLDQLEWQRSDNTNNFSWSVNSWIGGDTDRIWLKSEGERSNGETEAAEAQLLWGHAVGPWWDLVAGVRQDFRPASARTWAAVGFQGLALYNFESEITGFVSNGGKAALRLGGEYDVLLTNRLILQPSYEVNFYSQDDESRGRGRGLTDTELGLRLRYEIRREFAPYIGVSWNQLYGKTSDMAKREGEKDHQVVFLAGARIWF; encoded by the coding sequence ATGAAGAGAAATTTGAAGGCCATACCTGTTCTGGTCGCCGGTTTGTTTACCTCACAGCTTTCTATTGCGGCGGGCTCCGTCTCTGCAGATCCCCACGCCGGGCACGACATGTCTGCCATGCAGATGCCAGCAGATGAGAATTTCACTGAGATGACGTCAATGGAGCCCATTGTAACTGAGAGCAGAACGCCAATTCCGCCTGTTACCGATGCCGACCGGAAGGCTGCATTCGGCAATTTACAGGGGCATGCGATTCACGACAGTGCGATTAATTATCTGGTTCTGCTGGATCAACTGGAATGGCAACGGTCGGATAACACCAACAATTTCAGCTGGAGTGTTAACAGCTGGATTGGAGGCGACACAGATCGGATTTGGCTAAAGAGTGAAGGTGAACGAAGCAATGGGGAAACGGAGGCGGCTGAAGCGCAGTTACTCTGGGGACATGCGGTTGGCCCATGGTGGGATTTGGTTGCGGGTGTCAGGCAGGATTTCAGACCTGCTTCTGCCCGGACCTGGGCTGCTGTCGGTTTTCAGGGGCTGGCACTCTATAATTTTGAGTCTGAAATTACGGGTTTTGTCAGTAATGGCGGAAAAGCAGCCCTTCGTCTGGGAGGAGAATACGACGTTTTACTGACTAACCGGCTCATACTCCAGCCATCCTATGAGGTGAATTTCTACAGTCAGGATGATGAATCGCGGGGTCGCGGCAGGGGACTGACTGACACAGAGCTGGGGCTCCGGCTGCGCTATGAAATACGCCGTGAGTTTGCACCCTATATAGGCGTTTCCTGGAATCAACTTTACGGGAAAACATCCGATATGGCGAAAAGAGAAGGTGAGAAAGACCATCAGGTAGTATTCCTGGCGGGAGCCAGAATCTGGTTTTAA
- the pcoE gene encoding copper resistance system metallochaperone PcoE, translating into MKKILVSFVAIMAVASSAMAAETMNMHDQVNNAQAPAHQMQSTSEKSAVQGDSMTMMDMSGHDQAAMTHEMMQNGNASAHQDMAEMHKKMMKSKPAASNETAKSFSEMNEHEKAAVVHEKANNGQSSVIHQQQAEKHRSQITQN; encoded by the coding sequence ATGAAAAAGATCCTTGTATCATTTGTTGCCATTATGGCTGTCGCTTCATCCGCCATGGCTGCAGAGACAATGAACATGCATGACCAGGTAAATAATGCCCAGGCACCCGCCCATCAGATGCAGTCAACCTCTGAAAAAAGCGCTGTTCAGGGAGACAGTATGACAATGATGGATATGAGTGGTCACGATCAGGCTGCAATGACCCATGAAATGATGCAAAACGGCAACGCTTCTGCCCATCAGGACATGGCTGAAATGCATAAAAAAATGATGAAATCCAAGCCAGCAGCTTCTAACGAAACAGCAAAATCATTTTCCGAAATGAACGAGCATGAGAAAGCCGCTGTTGTACACGAGAAGGCGAATAATGGTCAGTCTTCAGTGATTCATCAGCAGCAGGCTGAAAAGCATCGCAGCCAGATCACCCAGAATTAA
- a CDS encoding type II toxin-antitoxin system RelE/ParE family toxin, whose amino-acid sequence MFDVLAMHDIGTHRAELGDNICSLPVEQHMIYFVSSHSVVTIIRILSQSQDTARHEPWI is encoded by the coding sequence GTGTTTGACGTTCTGGCCATGCATGACATAGGCACGCATCGCGCGGAGCTGGGAGACAATATCTGCTCGCTGCCGGTGGAACAGCACATGATCTATTTTGTGTCATCACATTCGGTGGTTACGATCATTCGTATTCTCAGCCAGTCTCAGGATACGGCGCGGCATGAACCCTGGATATAG
- the pcoA gene encoding multicopper oxidase PcoA — MLLKTSRRTFLKGLTLSGVAGSLGVWSFNARSSLSLPVAASLQGTQFDLTIGETAVNITGSERQAKTINGGLPGPVLRWKEGDTITLKVKNRLNEQTSIHWHGIILPANMDGVPGLSFMGIEPDDTYVYTFKVKQNGTYWYHSHSGLQEQEGVYGAIIIDAREPEPFAYDREHVVMLSDWTDENPHSLLKKLKKQSDYYNFNKPTVGSFFRDVNTRGLSATIADRKMWAEMKMNPTDLADVSGYTYTYLMNGQAPLKNWTGLFRPGEKIRLRFINGSAMTYFDIRIPGLKMTVVAADGQYVNPVTVDEFRIAVAETYDVIVEPQGEAYTIFAQSMDRTGYARGTLATREGLSAAVPPLDPRPLLTMEDMGMGGMGHDMAGMDHSQMGGMDNSGEMMSMDGADLPDSGTSSAPMDHSSMAGMDHSRMAGMPGMQSHPASETDNPLVDMQAMSVSPKLNDPGIGLRNNGRKVLTYADLKSRFEDPDGREPGRTIELHLTGHMEKFAWSFNGIKFSDAAPVLLKYGERLRITLINDTMMTHPIHLHGMWSDLEDENGNFMVRKHTIDVPPGTKRSYRVTADALGRWAYHCHLLYHMEMGMFREVRVEE; from the coding sequence ATGCTGTTGAAAACGTCTCGACGAACTTTCCTGAAGGGGTTAACCCTCTCTGGCGTAGCCGGAAGTCTTGGCGTATGGAGTTTCAATGCGCGTTCCAGTCTGAGCCTGCCAGTTGCCGCATCCCTGCAGGGTACTCAGTTTGACCTGACCATTGGTGAAACGGCCGTCAATATCACGGGCAGTGAGCGTCAGGCCAAAACAATCAATGGAGGCCTGCCGGGGCCCGTTCTTCGCTGGAAAGAAGGTGACACCATTACCCTGAAGGTCAAAAACCGTCTTAATGAACAGACGTCCATTCACTGGCACGGCATTATTCTTCCGGCCAATATGGATGGTGTTCCGGGGCTGAGTTTTATGGGCATAGAGCCTGATGATACCTACGTTTACACCTTTAAGGTTAAGCAGAACGGGACTTACTGGTACCACAGCCATTCCGGTCTGCAGGAACAGGAGGGGGTATACGGTGCCATTATCATCGATGCCAGGGAGCCAGAACCGTTTGCTTACGATCGTGAGCATGTGGTCATGTTGTCTGACTGGACCGATGAAAATCCTCACAGCCTGCTGAAAAAATTAAAAAAACAGTCGGATTACTACAATTTCAATAAACCAACCGTTGGCTCTTTTTTCCGCGACGTGAATACCAGGGGGCTGTCAGCCACCATTGCCGATCGGAAAATGTGGGCTGAAATGAAAATGAATCCGACTGACCTCGCGGATGTCAGTGGCTACACCTACACCTATCTCATGAACGGGCAGGCCCCGCTGAAAAACTGGACCGGACTGTTCCGTCCCGGTGAAAAGATACGCTTACGGTTTATCAACGGCTCGGCAATGACCTATTTCGATATCCGTATCCCCGGGCTGAAAATGACGGTCGTGGCTGCAGATGGCCAGTATGTAAACCCGGTTACCGTTGACGAATTCAGGATTGCCGTTGCCGAAACCTATGATGTCATTGTGGAGCCTCAGGGTGAGGCCTATACCATCTTCGCACAATCCATGGACAGGACCGGTTACGCTCGAGGGACACTGGCCACGAGAGAAGGGTTAAGTGCTGCCGTTCCCCCCCTCGATCCCCGTCCTCTGTTGACCATGGAAGATATGGGTATGGGGGGAATGGGACATGATATGGCAGGAATGGACCACAGCCAGATGGGAGGCATGGATAACAGCGGAGAGATGATGTCTATGGACGGTGCTGACCTTCCGGATAGCGGGACATCCTCCGCGCCCATGGATCACAGCAGCATGGCCGGTATGGATCATTCCCGGATGGCCGGAATGCCGGGTATGCAAAGTCATCCTGCGTCAGAAACGGATAACCCACTGGTTGATATGCAGGCGATGAGCGTCTCTCCGAAATTAAATGATCCGGGTATTGGTCTTCGAAATAACGGAAGAAAGGTTCTCACGTACGCGGATTTGAAAAGCCGCTTTGAGGATCCTGACGGACGTGAACCTGGCCGTACCATAGAACTGCATTTAACCGGCCACATGGAAAAGTTTGCCTGGTCATTTAACGGAATCAAGTTTTCAGATGCCGCACCGGTGCTGCTGAAATACGGTGAGCGGCTCAGGATCACGCTGATCAACGATACCATGATGACTCACCCCATTCACCTGCATGGTATGTGGAGCGATCTGGAAGATGAAAACGGTAATTTCATGGTTCGTAAACACACAATAGATGTTCCCCCTGGTACAAAACGCAGTTACAGAGTGACAGCAGATGCGCTTGGCCGCTGGGCGTATCACTGCCATTTGCTCTATCACATGGAAATGGGAATGTTTCGTGAAGTCCGGGTGGAGGAATGA
- a CDS encoding GNAT family N-acetyltransferase → MHIINAEEQHIPAIRRIYAHHVLHGTGSFETEPPDTQEMLARVKNVQSRGFPWYIALQGETVIGYCYLSRYRERHAYRFTVENSVYIDPAYQRQGGGKALLDHALTWARSQGYRQMIAVVGDSANVASVALHLRAGFTEIGTLKDIGFKHGRWLDTVLLQRQLGKGSCTLPDSPVPGR, encoded by the coding sequence ATGCACATTATCAATGCTGAAGAGCAGCACATTCCCGCCATACGGCGCATTTACGCCCATCATGTCCTGCACGGCACAGGCAGCTTCGAGACGGAACCCCCGGACACGCAGGAAATGCTTGCCCGGGTGAAAAATGTTCAGTCACGTGGATTTCCCTGGTATATCGCCCTGCAGGGGGAGACGGTCATCGGCTACTGTTATCTCTCCCGCTACCGCGAACGCCATGCCTACCGGTTTACGGTTGAAAATTCGGTGTACATCGATCCGGCTTATCAGCGGCAGGGGGGCGGAAAAGCCTTACTCGATCATGCCTTAACATGGGCCCGGTCTCAGGGATACCGCCAGATGATAGCGGTTGTGGGGGACAGTGCGAACGTCGCGTCTGTAGCGCTGCATCTTCGCGCCGGATTTACTGAAATCGGCACGCTGAAGGACATCGGTTTCAAGCATGGCCGCTGGCTGGACACGGTGTTGCTGCAGCGTCAGCTGGGAAAAGGGAGCTGTACGCTGCCGGACAGTCCGGTACCCGGACGCTGA
- the pcoR gene encoding copper response regulator transcription factor PcoR, with the protein MQRILIVEDEQKTGRYLQQGLVEEGYQADLFNNGRDGLGAASKGQYDLIILDVMLPFLDGWQIISALRESGHEEPVLFLTAKDNVRDKVKGLELGADDYLIKPFDFTELVARVRTLLRRARSQAATVCTIADMTVDMVRRTVIRSGKKIHLTGKEYVLLELLLQRTGEVLPRSLISSLVWNMNFDSDTNVIDVAVRRLRSKIDDDFEPKLIHTVRGAGYVLEIREE; encoded by the coding sequence ATGCAGCGTATTTTAATCGTTGAAGACGAACAAAAAACAGGTCGTTACCTGCAGCAGGGACTGGTTGAGGAAGGCTATCAGGCCGATCTCTTTAATAATGGCCGCGATGGTCTCGGGGCCGCGTCGAAGGGACAGTATGATTTGATAATACTGGACGTGATGCTGCCTTTCCTCGACGGGTGGCAAATCATCAGCGCACTGAGGGAGTCCGGGCACGAAGAACCGGTCCTGTTTTTAACCGCAAAGGACAACGTGCGGGACAAAGTGAAAGGACTGGAGCTTGGCGCAGATGACTACCTGATTAAGCCCTTTGATTTTACGGAGCTGGTTGCACGTGTAAGAACCCTACTGCGCCGGGCACGCTCGCAGGCCGCAACAGTCTGCACCATCGCCGATATGACCGTTGATATGGTGCGCCGGACCGTGATCCGTTCGGGGAAGAAGATCCATCTCACCGGTAAAGAATACGTTCTGCTTGAGTTGCTGCTGCAACGCACCGGAGAAGTGTTACCCAGGAGTCTTATCTCGTCCCTGGTCTGGAACATGAATTTTGACAGTGATACGAATGTGATTGATGTCGCCGTGAGACGTCTGAGAAGTAAAATTGATGATGACTTTGAGCCAAAACTGATCCATACCGTTCGCGGTGCCGGATATGTCCTGGAGATCAGAGAAGAGTGA
- the arsH gene encoding arsenical resistance protein ArsH produces the protein MIAELKNVVPELFDTGRTGVRLGVKTVDHPPRILMLYGSVRERSYSRLATEEAARLLTAMGADVRIFNPSGLPLPDDAADTHPRVMELREMVRWSEGMVWCSPERHGAMTGIMKAQIDWIPLSEGAVRPSQGKTLAVMQVCGGSQSFNAVNQMRILGRWMRMITIPNQSSVAKAWQEFDEDGRMKPSPYYDRIVDVMEELMKFTLLTREYAAYLVDRYSERKESAEALSRRVNQSKI, from the coding sequence ATGATTGCTGAACTGAAAAATGTTGTTCCTGAGCTGTTTGATACAGGTCGCACCGGGGTCCGCCTGGGTGTAAAGACAGTTGACCATCCTCCCCGGATCCTGATGTTGTACGGTTCCGTTCGAGAGCGGTCCTACAGCCGTCTGGCCACCGAAGAGGCTGCCCGGCTTCTTACCGCCATGGGTGCGGATGTCCGCATCTTTAATCCTTCCGGTCTCCCTCTGCCGGATGATGCAGCGGATACGCATCCCAGGGTTATGGAACTTCGCGAAATGGTGCGCTGGTCTGAAGGGATGGTATGGTGCTCTCCTGAACGTCATGGTGCGATGACCGGCATTATGAAAGCCCAGATTGACTGGATACCACTATCAGAGGGCGCAGTACGCCCTTCTCAGGGAAAAACCCTGGCCGTCATGCAGGTCTGCGGAGGCTCCCAGTCTTTCAATGCGGTAAACCAGATGCGTATTCTTGGCCGCTGGATGCGAATGATTACTATACCTAATCAATCCTCGGTAGCGAAAGCCTGGCAGGAGTTTGATGAAGACGGACGGATGAAACCATCCCCGTACTACGACCGTATTGTGGATGTAATGGAAGAGCTGATGAAGTTTACCCTGCTGACCCGGGAGTATGCAGCGTATCTCGTCGATCGCTACAGTGAACGTAAAGAGTCGGCAGAAGCACTTTCCCGGCGGGTGAATCAGAGCAAAATCTGA
- the pcoD gene encoding copper resistance inner membrane protein PcoD, with translation MVIFGLPFFQIYGISGVRHETYNLTNFRSFITFAVVTGIILTGINMLLVSNAMSGVTDLRELSIHVIEMVIEETDVGISWIVRLCALFTTLGALFLYTNKRVLSCLLMTMSGGVALATLAWGGHAVMHDGLHYYLHLLSDLTHLGAAGAWTGALVAFAILLMRRNEHNAQSVMVISDSLAKFATAGTVIVVALILSALVNYLYIAEGNLTPLFNSSWGRILLAKTALFVLMLLLAAANRFHLGPRLEVMVREGNYDRSVALMRNSILTEFVVAIIILGAVAWLGMLAPSQIS, from the coding sequence ATGGTAATATTTGGATTGCCATTTTTTCAGATATATGGAATAAGCGGTGTCAGACATGAAACCTATAACCTGACTAATTTCAGGTCGTTTATAACCTTTGCTGTTGTTACAGGCATCATTCTTACTGGCATTAATATGCTCCTGGTATCTAATGCCATGAGTGGAGTAACTGACCTCAGAGAATTATCCATCCATGTTATCGAGATGGTGATAGAAGAAACTGATGTGGGTATTAGCTGGATTGTCAGACTCTGTGCCCTGTTTACCACACTCGGTGCTTTGTTCCTTTACACTAATAAGAGAGTATTGTCCTGCCTGCTGATGACGATGAGTGGGGGCGTGGCGCTGGCTACACTTGCCTGGGGAGGACACGCCGTTATGCATGACGGTCTGCATTACTATCTCCATTTACTGAGCGATCTGACCCATCTCGGCGCTGCAGGTGCCTGGACAGGTGCTCTGGTTGCATTTGCTATCCTGCTGATGCGCAGAAACGAGCATAATGCACAGAGCGTCATGGTGATATCTGACTCCCTGGCAAAATTTGCCACGGCAGGAACGGTGATTGTTGTAGCCCTGATCCTGAGTGCGCTGGTCAACTATCTGTATATTGCTGAGGGTAACTTAACTCCCTTATTCAACAGTTCCTGGGGGAGGATATTGCTTGCCAAGACGGCTCTGTTTGTTCTGATGCTTCTTCTGGCTGCAGCAAACCGGTTTCACCTGGGTCCCCGGCTTGAAGTTATGGTCAGGGAAGGGAATTATGATCGCAGCGTTGCCCTGATGCGAAACAGCATCCTGACAGAATTCGTTGTTGCGATTATCATTCTGGGCGCCGTAGCGTGGCTTGGAATGCTTGCTCCGTCTCAGATCAGCTAG
- a CDS encoding ArsR/SmtB family transcription factor translates to MELKIAAMVLKELGHTTRLDIYKTLVKAGRQGLPVGELQQHLAIPASTLSHHLSSLISVSLVRQERQGRTLFCHACYDNLAALIAFLTEECCADEYAPPGFMSPPEKK, encoded by the coding sequence ATGGAGCTGAAAATCGCCGCGATGGTGCTGAAAGAACTTGGCCACACCACTCGTCTCGATATTTACAAAACACTCGTTAAGGCCGGACGTCAGGGACTGCCCGTGGGGGAACTGCAGCAACATCTCGCCATTCCGGCCTCGACCCTGAGTCATCATCTTTCATCGCTGATATCCGTCTCACTGGTTCGCCAGGAAAGGCAGGGGAGAACACTGTTCTGCCACGCCTGTTATGACAACCTTGCTGCATTGATTGCCTTTCTGACAGAAGAGTGCTGTGCAGACGAATATGCCCCGCCTGGTTTTATGTCACCACCGGAGAAAAAATGA
- a CDS encoding sigma-70 family RNA polymerase sigma factor, whose translation MSDVTAFNNCMSVFWQQHEAELSRFLASRTGDREQAADLLQEVFLRARACADRFCEMENPRAWLYRTARNLLTDEYRAARDVVVLEDEIPLPDAFHEAVSTLEICLPETLQALPDEERWLIEEADLNRRPQQRLADELGITLTAFKSRLLRARKHLKKTMTELCQVEVDDASSVCCHKKMD comes from the coding sequence ATGAGTGATGTAACGGCATTCAACAACTGCATGAGCGTGTTCTGGCAACAGCATGAAGCAGAGCTCTCCCGTTTTCTGGCATCAAGGACAGGCGATCGGGAGCAGGCAGCCGATCTGCTTCAGGAAGTCTTCCTGCGCGCCCGGGCCTGTGCAGACCGCTTCTGTGAAATGGAGAACCCGCGGGCCTGGCTGTACCGGACGGCGAGGAATCTGCTGACGGATGAGTACCGTGCCGCCAGAGACGTCGTGGTGCTGGAAGACGAGATCCCGCTGCCTGACGCCTTCCATGAGGCGGTTTCAACGCTGGAGATTTGCCTGCCTGAAACCCTGCAGGCCTTACCTGACGAGGAAAGATGGCTGATAGAAGAGGCCGATCTGAACCGGCGTCCCCAGCAGCGCCTGGCCGACGAGCTGGGGATCACGCTGACGGCGTTTAAGTCGCGCCTGCTTCGCGCCCGGAAACATCTGAAGAAGACGATGACGGAACTCTGCCAGGTGGAAGTGGATGATGCGTCTTCCGTCTGCTGCCATAAAAAAATGGATTAA
- the pcoS gene encoding copper resistance membrane spanning protein PcoS, whose protein sequence is MRFKISLTTRLSLIFSAVMLTVWWLSSFILISTLNGYFDNQDRDFLTGKLQLTEEFLKTETFRNKTDIKSLSEKINDAMVGHNGLFISIKNMENEKIVELYAKNSVVPAVLLNKSGDILDYMIQTEENNTVYRSISRRVAVTPEQGKSKHVIITVATDTGYHTLFMDKLSTWLFWFNIGLVFISVFLGWLTTRIGLKPLREMTSLASSMTVHSLDQRLNPDLAPPEISETMQEFNNMFDRLEGAFRKLSDFSSDIAHELRTPVSNLMMQTQFALAKERDVSHYREILFANLEELKRLSRMTSDMLFLARSEHGLLRLDKHDVDLAAELNELRELFEPLADETGKTITVEGEGVVAGDSDMLRRAFSNLLSNAIKYSPDNTCTAIHIERDSDCVNVMITNTMSGQVPANLERLFDRFYRADSSRFYNTEGAGLGLSITRSIIHAHGGELSAEQQGREIVFSVRLLMD, encoded by the coding sequence GTGAGGTTCAAAATTTCCCTGACCACACGCCTGAGCCTGATTTTTTCTGCGGTGATGCTTACGGTATGGTGGTTATCAAGTTTTATCCTGATTAGCACCCTGAATGGCTATTTCGATAATCAGGACCGCGATTTTCTGACAGGTAAACTTCAGCTCACCGAAGAGTTTCTTAAAACAGAGACGTTCAGGAACAAAACGGATATTAAGTCATTATCAGAAAAAATAAACGATGCGATGGTGGGGCACAATGGCTTATTCATTTCTATAAAAAACATGGAAAATGAAAAAATTGTTGAACTCTATGCCAAAAATTCTGTTGTTCCAGCGGTCCTGCTTAATAAGTCGGGTGATATTCTCGACTATATGATCCAGACGGAAGAAAATAACACCGTGTACCGCAGTATCTCGCGGCGGGTTGCCGTGACGCCGGAACAGGGTAAAAGCAAACATGTCATCATTACGGTTGCCACGGATACTGGGTATCACACCCTGTTTATGGACAAACTCAGTACCTGGCTGTTCTGGTTCAATATCGGTCTGGTCTTTATTTCTGTTTTTCTGGGCTGGCTGACCACACGTATTGGTCTGAAACCGCTACGGGAAATGACCAGTCTGGCTTCCTCCATGACCGTACACAGCCTGGATCAGCGTCTAAATCCCGATCTGGCTCCGCCGGAAATCTCTGAGACCATGCAGGAGTTCAATAATATGTTTGATCGCCTGGAGGGGGCATTCCGGAAACTGTCAGATTTCTCGTCTGACATCGCGCATGAGCTGCGCACACCAGTCAGTAATCTGATGATGCAGACGCAGTTTGCACTGGCTAAGGAAAGGGATGTTTCGCATTACCGCGAAATTTTATTCGCTAACCTGGAAGAACTGAAAAGGTTGTCACGAATGACCAGTGACATGCTTTTTCTGGCACGTTCAGAGCATGGTCTGCTGCGGCTGGATAAACATGATGTGGATCTGGCAGCCGAACTGAATGAATTACGTGAGTTGTTCGAGCCCCTGGCAGACGAAACAGGAAAGACAATCACGGTTGAAGGAGAGGGCGTTGTTGCCGGAGACAGCGATATGCTCCGACGTGCTTTCAGTAACCTGCTTTCCAATGCAATCAAGTATTCTCCCGATAACACCTGTACAGCGATACACATTGAGCGTGACAGTGACTGTGTGAACGTGATGATTACGAATACGATGTCCGGCCAGGTTCCCGCTAATCTGGAACGTTTGTTTGACCGGTTCTATCGCGCAGACTCATCAAGGTTCTACAACACGGAAGGCGCGGGGCTGGGATTATCAATTACAAGGTCGATCATTCATGCTCACGGCGGCGAGCTGTCAGCAGAACAGCAGGGGCGGGAAATTGTGTTCAGTGTGCGTCTGTTAATGGATTAA